In Solanum stenotomum isolate F172 chromosome 6, ASM1918654v1, whole genome shotgun sequence, one DNA window encodes the following:
- the LOC125869195 gene encoding YTH domain-containing protein ECT3-like encodes MEDTNQQSIDPFTSVSSSGERVVEPHNAAEQPISPKDERIGSANASPDAAIPGASRNAQDHPVTSEGGAIPTFYPLNSYSPQDQGLYYGGYDNGTGSWVEQSNDGNVNNLHVVPPGMFNENPLFFPPGYGFDPQMAFGQFSPMASPLSPFMIDGQLYSHQIPVSPPYYAPPVSPGLPHVTSALPASQPDLVAPGSTGHEIDGTHFGPGSGYYIPVGPFGGGELSGSSNMGFYNYQGEVGSGQSLPNRHPVDSGRYMSQMTSAGLYPPPVGILGSYEQNAMQASHQGLGFTPGSSSRQYSQGSLYPSANYGSGSSSLWEPGHRNWLTPDRGGRRERDRHSVNISTESLGMASERNRGPRALKPKSKASIEDSSSSVIRTEVELTSILQPDQYNRPGFVTDYEHAKFFVIKSFSEDNVHKSIKYSVWASTPQGNRKLDAAYAEAKEMNANCPVFLFFSVNASGQFCGVAEMVGPIDFENNAEYWQQDRWSGKFPVKWHVIKDVPNSQFRHILLEHNDNKPVTHSRDSQEVKLPEGLEMLKIFKNYEADTSILDDFTYYDEREKSLVEKKSKQRPLPPGSAAADTISQLADSLAGTLNLEGNKKLP; translated from the exons ATGGAGGATACCAATCAGCAGAGCATCGATCCATTCACTTCTGTATCATCTTCAG GTGAAAGAGTTGTGGAGCCGCATAATGCTGCAGAACAG CCTATTTCACCCAAAGATGAAAGGATTGGTTCTGCAAATGCTTCTCCAGATGCAGCAATCCCTGGGGCTTCAAGAAATGCTCAAGATCACCCTGTTACCTCTGAAGGTGGAGCTATACCCACCTTTTATCCACTCAATTCATATTCTCCTCAGGACCAAGGTCTTTACTATGGAG GTTACGACAATGGCACTGGAAGTTGGGTTGAACAATCTAATGATGGCAACGTGAACAACTTGCATGTTGTTCCACCA GGAATGTTCAATGAAAATCCACTCTTTTTCCCTCCTGGTTATGGCTTTGATCCACAGATGGCATTTGGACAGTTCTCCCCCATGGCTAGCCCTCTTTCTCCTTTTATGATAGATGGTCAGTTATACTCGCACCAGATTCCAGTTTCTCCACCTTACTATGCACCACCTGTTTCCCCTGGCTTGCCCCATGTTACATCAGCTCTTCCAGCTTCACAGCCTGATCTGGTGGCACCAGGAAGCACTGGCCATGAAATTGATGGCACACATTTTGGGCCAGGATCAGGTTACTACATCCCTGTTGGACCGTTTGGTGGAGGTGAGCTTTCAGGAAGCAGCAACATGGGTTTCTACAATTACCAAGGTGAAGTTGGATCTGGTCAATCTTTACCTAATCGACACCCCGTGGACTCTGGAAGATACATGTCTCAAATGACATCTGCGGGACTATATCCACCACCAGTTGGCATACTTGGATCGTATGAGCAAAATGCCATGCAG GCTTCACATCAAGGTCTTGGCTTTACACCGGGCTCCTCATCCAGGCAGTATTCCCAAGGCAGTCTTTATCCTAGTGCGAACTATGGTAGTGGGTCCAGTTCTTTGTGGGAACCTGGTCACAGAAATTGGCTGACTCCAGACAGAGGTGGAAGACGTGAAAGGGATCGGCATTCTGTCAACATTTCCACTGAATCACTTGGTATGGCAAGTGAACGAAACCGAGGACCAAGGGCATTAAAGCCAAAGAGCAAGGCTTCCATTGAGGATAGCTCGTCTTCTGTTATTCGTACAGAAGTTGAGTTAACTTCTATTTTGCAGCCTGACCAGTACAATCGGCCTGGATTTGTCACTGATTATGAGCATGCTAAATTCTTTGTCATCAAGTCTTTCAGTGAAGATAATGTTCACAAAAGTATCAAGTATAGCGTCTGGGCTAGCACTCCTCAGGGAAATAGAAAGCTTGATGCTGCTTATGCTGAAGCAAAAGAGATGAATGCTAATTGTCcggtttttctctttttttcg GTCAATGCTAGTGGACAATTTTGTGGGGTTGCTGAGATGGTTGGACCTATTGATTTTGAGAACAACGCGGAGTACTGGCAGCAGGACCGATGGAGTGGGAAATTTCCTGTTAAATGGCATGTCATTAAGGATGTTCCTAACAGTCAGTTTCGTCACATACTTCTGGAACATAATGACAACAAGCCAGTGACTCACAGCCGGGATTCCCAAGAG GTTAAATTGCCAGAGGGATTAGAAATgttgaaaattttcaagaacTATGAAGCGGATACCTCTATCTTGGATGATTTCACCTATTATGATGAGAGGGAGAAGTCCTTGGTTGAAAAGAAGAGTAAACAGCGTCCTCTTCCACCGGGTAGTGCTGCAGCTGACACAATAAGTCAACTAGCCGATAGTCTTGCTGGCACACTTAACTTGGAAGGCAACAAGAAGTTGCCTTGA